DNA from Bacillota bacterium:
AAATAATTGATCAATCGACACATCAAAATATACAAGCATTTTCAGGGCCAGTTCCAAGCTGGGATTGTACTTATGACTTTCAATCGCATTAATTGTTTGTCTTGTTATCTGCAAATCTTTGGCCATTTGGACCTGGGTAATGCCTCGTTGCATGCGGATTTCCCTTACATAGTTGACTACCTTCATCACAACACCTCCGCAGCCACTGACAAGGTACCTTTACACATAGTATAAAAAACAAGGGCAGTAATGTCAAGATATCTTTACATAGTTGCCCTTGCCTGGAGATCAAACTTCATCCAGCTTGACTGTCTCCGGTATATAGGAGCTGGAACAAAGGTCATCGCACCCGCCAACGCCTAATGCCCGATGAAAAACTAAATGAACTCGGGTCTTGTTGTTTAGGATTACAAGTTTTAGTTGCAAAACTCTCAGAAAAACTGTATTTTTATAAGCAAGTTCTATTAGTTGGTGCTGAATATATATGTCATTCGCCGAAGTGGAGGACACAAAATTGATACATCACTCTTCTTATCGCTGGCTAGTGCTTTTGGGGGCTATATGGCTCAGCAAAAACAGTCTACGCCTGGAGCATTTACCAGCTTCCGTTGCAGGACCTATTCAGTCAGAGATTAGGGGTTCCTGCTGAATCACTGGCCACCCCAGTCAGCATGATTTTCTCGCTAATCATCCTCACATTTGCTATCACCACCTTGTTTGGCGGCATGCTTCAGGACCCGATTGGCCCACAAAAAGTAACATTAATCGGAGGTCTTTTGCTGGGTGGCGGTTTAATCCTTGCCAGCCAAGCATCAACGATTGGCCAGATATATTTATTTTATGGAGTTATCAGTGGAACCGGTATGGGATTCGCTTATATTACCCCCTTGGCCACCTGTAACAAATGGTTTCCGGATAAGAAGGGGATTGTATCTGGGTTTGTTGTTGCTGGAATGGGTATTGGCACTTTGGTATTCACTCCGATTGGCCGGCTAATGGTTCTAAATCGAGGAGTTTTATCTACATGGCTGATCCTGGGTTTGGTTTTTATGGCGCTGATTAGCTTTGGCGCCCTATTTCTGAAACTGCCGCCTGATGGCGCTACTGACGCGAAACCGCCGGGCCGACAGCAACTCAAGTCGGACACCCGACTTAAGGACTACTCGCAAGCTCAGATGCTGCGGACAAGCGCTTTTTATCTGATCTGGTTTATGTTCTTGATTGGCAGTGGCGCCGGCCTGATGGTTATTGGCCTGGCTGCTCCAATTGGACAAGAATTGGCTGGATTAACCGCGGGACAGGCTGCCGGGGTAGTTAGTTTGCTGGGAGTGTTTAACGTCTCGGGTCGAATCCTCTGGGGCGCAGTCTCAGACAGATTCGGACGCACCAAAGTCCTGTTTAGCATGTTTATCTTAACTTCCTTATCTCTATTAATGCTTTCGATAAGTACTTCCCTGTTTCCACTCGTCTTCGCATTTGCTTCAATTACCCTATGCTTTGGTGGTTTTCTTGCTGTTTTCCCGGCGACGACGGCTGAATTCTTTGGAACCAAAAACCTGGGCGGAAATTATGGACTGGTCTATATCGCCTATGGAATCGGGGGGACAGGCGGCATGTACATGGGTTCTATACTGCCCCTGACCACCGCATTTGTTGTGGCCGGCATATGTTGTTTGGGAGGCGCCGGCCTGGCCCTGATGACCAGGGCGCCTGCTAAACCTACCCAGTCCTAGCCCCCTAACAATCCATAACCAAGAGGGCCACCGGAATAGTTTCCCGGTGGCCCTGTTTATGTTTAGCTATCCAATTTTACAGTCTCGGCCATATAGGAGCTGCGAACATAGGGCCCGGCGATTACATATTTAAAGCCCATTGCTCTGCCTGTCGCTTTGTATTCCTCATAGACCTGCGGCTCCACATACTCTTTTACTGGCAAATGATTTTTACCCGGACTCAGGTACTGGCCGATGGTGATTACGCCACAGCCCGCATCCCGCACGTCCTGCATTACCGCTTCCACTTCCGCCTTGTCTTCCCCCAGACCCAGCATCAGACCGGATTTGGTGATAATATCAGAATTTAACTGCCGGACCTGACGTAAGAGCGCCAAGGAACGCTGATAGTCAGCACCAGGGCGAACCTCCTGATACAAAGAGGGCACCGTCTCCACATTATGGCCAAAAATATGGGGCCGGGCGGCGACCACCGTCTTCAGGTCCTGCCAATTACCACGAAAATCTGAGGTGAGTATCTCTATTGTCGTGTCGGGATTAAGATCCCTTACTGCATTTATTGTCTTGGCAAAGTGTCCGGCACCGCCGTCTGCCAAGTCATCCCGAGTAACACAGGTGATAACAACATGCTTCAGTCCCAGTTCCCGGGTTGCTTTAGCGACATTCTCAGGCTCGGCAGGGTCCGGATTGACAAGCGCGCCGGCCTGCACAGCACAAAACCGACAATTCCGGGTGCACTGATTGCCAAGAATCATAAACGTTGCCGTTCTTTTACTGAAGCACTCCCCGATATTAGGGCAGCGGGCATTTTCGCAGACAGTATTCAGCTCATGCCGGGAAAGCAGTTGGTACATCTCATGGAGCTCTCCCAGGTTGATCTTTTTCCGCATCCATTCCGGTCGTTCCGGGCGTTTAACCATTGGCACTCATTCCCTTTTGGTACTCAATTTCCGTAAAACCAAAAACCTGGGCAAATTTCTCCCGCAACAAGTCTTGAACTTCTGTCATTTCTATGCGCATCCCCAACTCCAGCTCCATGGAAGTTACTCCTTTGTCCGTAATCCCACAGGGATTGATATGTCGGAAATAGCTGAGATCAGTGTTGACATTCAGTGCAAATCCGTGCATGGTTACCCAACGACTGATGGCAATACCGATGGCGCAAATCTTGTTATCCCCAACCCAGACACCGGTGTACTCAGGATTCCGCCCACCGTGAATCCCGTAAACAGATAACGTTTGGATTATTGCTTCCTCGATGTTTTCGACAAAGCCGGGCACATCCCGACCATAACGGCGAAGATCAAAGAGAGTGTAGCCGACAATCTGACCCGGTCCATGATAAGTAACTTTGCCGCCTCGATTTGTTTCGATAACCTGGGCGCCCAGCTTCTCCAATTGCTCTTTGGGAAGCAGAATGTGGCTGGCACTTTCGCTGCGGCCCACGGTATACACATTGGGGTGCTCCAGCAAAAGCAGAGTATCTGGGCAGAGCTCGCGGCTAATTTTCTGTTGCAAATCCCGTTGGAAGTCAAAGGCTTGAAGATAGTCCAGCTTTCCGCAATCAATAACTCTCAGTGTTTTCGTCGACATTTTTATCACCTGGCCTTAAAAAATGATTGCCTTAGTATTGTAACATAAGAGCCGCAAGCTGTGTGTCATATGCAAAAAATGGGAGGCAGGGCATCATTCAGTTATAGTCCAATCTATGGTAAACTGGACAAGTGTACTGCTTACAGGAGGGACTGAAAATGCTTAAACAATTTATACCCGGTGTGGTATTTGTCTATATCCTCACCTTGACAGCGCGGCTGCTGGCAGGTCTCATTAGTCCGGTGTTAGAGCTAGAAGCTCTAACAATAGGGATTATTTTAGGTATTATTCTGGCGGGGACAGTTAAACTGCCAGAAACCTTGCGACCTGGACTGAATTGGAGCCAAAAATACCTGTTGGCCGCGGGCGTCGTGTTGCTTGGTTTTCGCCTAAACCTGCAGGCTTTATCCGAGGCCGGCATCCGGGTCTTATTATTGGTTCTAATATTTGTACCGCTGGTTATCCTGGCGGGAGTATTGATTGGCAAATTGACAGGCACCGATACTAAAGTAGCTACGATGCTCGGCCTGGGCACCGCCATCTGTGGTTCATCAGCGGTGGCGGCCCTGGCGCCTACACTGGATGCAGACGAAGAAGACACGGTGCTGGCAGTCTCTGTGGTCAGTATCCTGGGTGCCGCCGGACTATTAATCTACTCTGCCGCCGCTGTGGGTTACCAGGGGTCAGACACAGGTTTTGGCGTCTGGTCCGGCCTGACTTTGCATAATGTCGCCCATGCCATTGGCGCTGCCTTTGCCCGCTCTGAACTGGCGGGGGAGATTGGCACGGTGGTGAAACTGGCCCGGGTCGCGATGCTTGCGATAATCGCTCCCCTACTAGGCGTGATGTTTAAATCGCAAAAAGCTGGCGCCAAAGCCGGCATCCCAAACTACGTATTGCTCTTTGTTGCCGCTGCCATACTGGGCAGCATGCTGCCGCTGTCGGGCGTGGTAACGGATGTCGTCAGCGATATAAGCTCAACTTTAATCACCATGGCGATGATCGCAATGGGTCTGGCAGTCAATTTTGGCACCATCAGGGCGAAAGGCGGCCGGGCCCTGTTGGCAGGAACAACGCTATTTGCCGGCGCCTCCCTCGTCGCCTTTTGGCTTACGATTCAGCTATTCTAGCAAAATCAGCCCTCCCGAAATTTTCACGGGAAGGCTGATTTTTTTGATGCGCTGCTTAGGGGGTGCAAATATAACAAGCTGTTCTAGGCCCCAAGGGTCTAATCGCCAGAGCTGCGAAATAAGTCTCCATTTCGTGCCGAGCCTGCCTGACAAACTTAAAATAGTTGCCCCCTTCTAACCACTCGACGATATTGACCGCCAGCGAACGTTGCTGATTATAGTCAATTATCAGGATTTTATACCGGGTTATTCGGCTCAACTCTGCGTACATCTTTACCCGTTCCGCTGCCGGTAACCCATGGGCCACAAAAGTGCAGAAAGAAATATCAAAGCTTTTATCAGAGAAGGGCAGACGTTCCGCTGCGTTAGCCCTGATGAAATCCACGCCTTTGTTAGCCGGCCGCTTCGCAGCTGCAGCCAACATTCGCCCCGCAGGGTCTATCCCCGTCACCTGCAGCCCCTTCTGTTTGAGCACCGCGCATAATGCCCCAGTGCCACAACCAACATCAATTGCAGAGGTATAGCTGGAGATGGTCAAATCCCGCAGGGGACCGTCTAGCACATTGCCAAAGTGCTTGACCTGATACTTGTAAAACAATGCATATATAAGCGCAATTCGATCAAATAAACCGGGACTACCCATTCTTATTATTACTCTCAATTATAGTTTTCACCCTGCCCACCAAACCGTTTTCCAACTTGACCTTGATGCCGTGGGGATGGGTGCTGGATTTGGTAAGGATCCGGGCAACTCTGCCATCTGTGAGTTTGCCCGAATTTTGATCTTGTTTTAGAACCACTTGCACCGTATCTCCCACATTTATATTGCTGCGTCTTGTGCCGTCCATTTCCCGTCTCCCCTACAAATCTGCCATCAACCGTTGCAAATCGGTCAGGAAACCGTTTACAGCAGCCTCTGGAGTTGCCCAGGAAGTAACAAGCCGGATTGCTGAATGCTCCTCGTCAACCGGGGCCCACCGATAAAACGCATACTTGGTCTCTAGCTCATGGATGACCCCATTAGGCAGTATCGGGAAAATCTGGTTGGATGGCGAATCGGTGAGGAAATGTCCACCAAGTTGGGAGATGCCCGTGGTGAGCATGGCCGCCATCTTATTGGCATGACGGGCAAGCTCAAAAAACAACTCATCCCGAAAAAGCTCCCGGAATTGTATGCCCAGCAAGCGGCCTTTTGCAAGCAGCGCTCCCTTTTGTTTGATAATATAGCGAAACTCCGCTTTCAGTTCTTCGCGGCAGAGCACCAAGGCTTCGCCAATCAGGGCCCCGTTCTTTGTGCCGCCAATATAGAACGCGTCAACCAGCGCCGGCAAGTCCGAAAACTCCAGATCATTCACCGGCGAGCAGAGCGCTGAACCCAGCCGCGCTCCATCCATGAACAGCAACAGGTCATGAACCCGGCAAAAATCGCTAAGCCCGGTCAATTCCTCCTTGGAATATACGGTGCCAATTTCGGTGCTGTTGGAGACATAGACCAGCTTTGGCTTTACCATATGTTCATCGTCGCCATGTTCATCAAGAACCCGCCGGATATCCACCGGCCGCAGCTTGCCATCGGCAGACTCAACAGCAATGATTTTATGTCCGGTGGCCTCTATGGCGCCGGTCTCATGCACGCAAATATGTCCGGTGCTGGCCGAAATCACTGCCTCGTGGGGACGGAGGAGTGCCGAAATCGTGGTGAGATTTGTCTGGGTGCCGCCAGCAAACAAATGGATGTCCAGATCCTCCCGGCCCAATTTCTGCTTGAGCACCGCCACCGCCTGGCGGGTAAAGCTGTCCTCGCCGTAGCCGGCCTCCTGTTGCAAGTTGTGCTCCATCAATGCCTTGAGAATGTTGGGATGTGCTCCCTCGCTGTAATCATTCTGGAAACTATACAAATTTACACCACCCTGATTAAACTATCGAATACTAAAATATTAGCTCATTGATTCAGTTCCGTCAAAATCTGCTGATACAAATCCCTTGTCTCCGCTTCATCCGCGGCGTTGAATATTAGAGACGTATCCGTAGTTTCCAAATAAATAAAAGGCGGCCTGTCGATGTTGACAAACAACCTGGCTCTGCCAATTCCAGAAATGCGGAAATCTCCCTTTTTTGCATTTCCAATTGCAGCACCATTGGACCGATAGCCCACTTCCGGCATTGTCTCTAGTAGCTCCACATCGGTAACTGTGGAAAACTCAACCTTCCGGCCGTACATGCCAGAGATGTTAAGCACACCATTCTCAATCGTGTAGCTTGGCGGGGTAACTGTATGGTAATAAAGTACGCCCAAACCGATGGCGACTAGCGCCAGAATACCAACAACCACGTAGGCAGTCCCTTTCGATTGTGGCGTCATTTTTCCCTCGGCATCCCGGGTATTGCCATCAAATTTCTGGGCCCGGATAACAATGTAGATGACAATCGGGATATAAAGCATGAAGGTGGCGGCCGGCATGAAAACAACACCAAGCTCCGAAAGCACTCCCCCCGCTAAGGTTACCCCTGCCAGGACAAACATCGTATTGCCAATAAACCGCCCCAGGCCTTCGGTGTCAACATTCTTCTGCTTTTCCCGTGGCATGGTGTTATACCCGGCAATCAACCAATACGCCTGCTTATATTTTATCAACAAGCCGAACACGACCAACATCACGCTGATGAAGCTCGAAACAATAATCATTGCAATACCTCCCCAATTTGACCTATTGTACTAATACTATAGTACACCTGAATTGATTGTCAATGACTGAATACTTACAGATCAGTTACTATTATGTACAACAAAACAGCACCGTAGTGGCGCTGTTTTGTAGATCACCCAGTTTAGTAACTAGGCAGGTTCATAATCCCAATTAAAGGCAGGTACCGTACCTTGCCAAACATACTGTTCAAATCGCCCATCCCAAGAAGTCGGGGATACCGATTCCCCAATTCTA
Protein-coding regions in this window:
- a CDS encoding helix-turn-helix transcriptional regulator, which codes for MKVVNYVREIRMQRGITQVQMAKDLQITRQTINAIESHKYNPSLELALKMLVYFDVSIDQLFRLEGTGGESK
- a CDS encoding OFA family MFS transporter yields the protein MQDLFSQRLGVPAESLATPVSMIFSLIILTFAITTLFGGMLQDPIGPQKVTLIGGLLLGGGLILASQASTIGQIYLFYGVISGTGMGFAYITPLATCNKWFPDKKGIVSGFVVAGMGIGTLVFTPIGRLMVLNRGVLSTWLILGLVFMALISFGALFLKLPPDGATDAKPPGRQQLKSDTRLKDYSQAQMLRTSAFYLIWFMFLIGSGAGLMVIGLAAPIGQELAGLTAGQAAGVVSLLGVFNVSGRILWGAVSDRFGRTKVLFSMFILTSLSLLMLSISTSLFPLVFAFASITLCFGGFLAVFPATTAEFFGTKNLGGNYGLVYIAYGIGGTGGMYMGSILPLTTAFVVAGICCLGGAGLALMTRAPAKPTQS
- the lipA gene encoding lipoyl synthase; amino-acid sequence: MVKRPERPEWMRKKINLGELHEMYQLLSRHELNTVCENARCPNIGECFSKRTATFMILGNQCTRNCRFCAVQAGALVNPDPAEPENVAKATRELGLKHVVITCVTRDDLADGGAGHFAKTINAVRDLNPDTTIEILTSDFRGNWQDLKTVVAARPHIFGHNVETVPSLYQEVRPGADYQRSLALLRQVRQLNSDIITKSGLMLGLGEDKAEVEAVMQDVRDAGCGVITIGQYLSPGKNHLPVKEYVEPQVYEEYKATGRAMGFKYVIAGPYVRSSYMAETVKLDS
- the lipB gene encoding lipoyl(octanoyl) transferase LipB; protein product: MSTKTLRVIDCGKLDYLQAFDFQRDLQQKISRELCPDTLLLLEHPNVYTVGRSESASHILLPKEQLEKLGAQVIETNRGGKVTYHGPGQIVGYTLFDLRRYGRDVPGFVENIEEAIIQTLSVYGIHGGRNPEYTGVWVGDNKICAIGIAISRWVTMHGFALNVNTDLSYFRHINPCGITDKGVTSMELELGMRIEMTEVQDLLREKFAQVFGFTEIEYQKGMSANG
- a CDS encoding putative sulfate exporter family transporter; translated protein: MLKQFIPGVVFVYILTLTARLLAGLISPVLELEALTIGIILGIILAGTVKLPETLRPGLNWSQKYLLAAGVVLLGFRLNLQALSEAGIRVLLLVLIFVPLVILAGVLIGKLTGTDTKVATMLGLGTAICGSSAVAALAPTLDADEEDTVLAVSVVSILGAAGLLIYSAAAVGYQGSDTGFGVWSGLTLHNVAHAIGAAFARSELAGEIGTVVKLARVAMLAIIAPLLGVMFKSQKAGAKAGIPNYVLLFVAAAILGSMLPLSGVVTDVVSDISSTLITMAMIAMGLAVNFGTIRAKGGRALLAGTTLFAGASLVAFWLTIQLF
- a CDS encoding class I SAM-dependent methyltransferase, with product MGSPGLFDRIALIYALFYKYQVKHFGNVLDGPLRDLTISSYTSAIDVGCGTGALCAVLKQKGLQVTGIDPAGRMLAAAAKRPANKGVDFIRANAAERLPFSDKSFDISFCTFVAHGLPAAERVKMYAELSRITRYKILIIDYNQQRSLAVNIVEWLEGGNYFKFVRQARHEMETYFAALAIRPLGPRTACYICTP
- a CDS encoding YwbE family protein produces the protein MDGTRRSNINVGDTVQVVLKQDQNSGKLTDGRVARILTKSSTHPHGIKVKLENGLVGRVKTIIESNNKNG
- a CDS encoding aminotransferase class I/II-fold pyridoxal phosphate-dependent enzyme — encoded protein: MYSFQNDYSEGAHPNILKALMEHNLQQEAGYGEDSFTRQAVAVLKQKLGREDLDIHLFAGGTQTNLTTISALLRPHEAVISASTGHICVHETGAIEATGHKIIAVESADGKLRPVDIRRVLDEHGDDEHMVKPKLVYVSNSTEIGTVYSKEELTGLSDFCRVHDLLLFMDGARLGSALCSPVNDLEFSDLPALVDAFYIGGTKNGALIGEALVLCREELKAEFRYIIKQKGALLAKGRLLGIQFRELFRDELFFELARHANKMAAMLTTGISQLGGHFLTDSPSNQIFPILPNGVIHELETKYAFYRWAPVDEEHSAIRLVTSWATPEAAVNGFLTDLQRLMADL
- a CDS encoding DUF3784 domain-containing protein, whose translation is MIIVSSFISVMLVVFGLLIKYKQAYWLIAGYNTMPREKQKNVDTEGLGRFIGNTMFVLAGVTLAGGVLSELGVVFMPAATFMLYIPIVIYIVIRAQKFDGNTRDAEGKMTPQSKGTAYVVVGILALVAIGLGVLYYHTVTPPSYTIENGVLNISGMYGRKVEFSTVTDVELLETMPEVGYRSNGAAIGNAKKGDFRISGIGRARLFVNIDRPPFIYLETTDTSLIFNAADEAETRDLYQQILTELNQ